The genomic stretch TCGGCGTCCCGACGCTCGTCATCCACGGGGACCTCGACGTTTGCCAGCACGTCGACCGGGGGAGGGCGTTCGCCGAGCTGACGGGTGGCGAGCTCGTCGTCCTCGAAGGATCCGGGCACCTGACGCCGGCCCGCGAGCCGGTCACCGTCGGCCGAGCCGTCGCCGGCTTCGTCGACCGGGTCACGGGTGCCACGGCGCCGAGTCGCACCTGGACCCGCGGGATGAAGCGGGGCCGCAAGGTGCTCTACCTGTCGTCCCCGATCGGGCTGGGACACGCCCGTCGCGACCTGGCGATCGCCCAGGAGCTGCGGAGGCTGCGCCCCGAAGTCGAGATCGAGTGGCTGGCGCAGCATCCAGTGACGATGGTGCTCGAGGCGGAAGGTGAGAGCGTCCACCCGGCCAGCCGGTGGCTCGCCAGCGAGTCTGCACACATCGCCTCGGAATCGAGTGGTCACGATCTCCACTGCTTCCAAGCCCTGCGGCGCATGGACGAGATCCTCGTCGCCAACTTCATGCTGTTCCAGGAAGTCGTCGAAGAAGGGCTCTACGACCTCGTGATCGGGGACGAGGCCTGGGAGGTCGACTACTACTGGCACGAGAACCCGGAGTTGAAGCGGGCCGCCAACGTCTGGCTCACCGACTTCGTCGGGTTCCTCCCGATGCCGGAGGGCGGCGATCGAGAGGCCTACCTCACGTCCGACTACAACGCCGAGATGATCGAGCACATCGAGCGCTTTCCCCGAGTCCGGGATCAGGCGATCTTCGTCGGCAACCACAACGACGTGGTGCCGGAGGCATTCGGGCCGGGGCTCCCGAAGATCCGTGACTGGACCGAGGAGCACTTCGACTTCTCCGGGTACATCACCGGCTTCTCGCCACCCACGGCGGACGAGGCGGCCGAGTGGCGGGCCGAGCTGGGGTACGGCGATGACGAGAAGGTCTGCATCGTCACGGTCGGGGGATCAGGTGTGGGGCGCCACCTCCTGGAGAAGGTGATCGCGGCGTATCCGATGGCCCGGGAGCAGGTTCCCGGGTTGCGGATGGTCGCCGTCGCCGGGCCGAGGATCGAGCCCGAGAGCCTCCCGAGTCATCCGGGCCTCGAGGTGCACGGCTACGTCGATCGGCTGTATCGCCACCTCGCCGTGTGCGACCTGGCGGTCGTCCAGGGCGGGCTGACGACGACGATGGAGCTGACGGCGGCGAAGCGGCCGTTCATCTACTTCCCGCTGCGCAATCACTTCGAGCAGAACTACCACGTCCGCCACCGGCTCGATCAGTACGGCGCAGGCACGTTCATGGACTATGGCGCCACGGACCCGGACGGCCTCGCCGACGCCATCGCCAGGCAGGTGGGCGAGCCGGTCGGTTACCGGGACGTCGAGGCCGGCGGCGCTCGGCGCGCAGCCGAGCTGATCGCCCCGCACATCTGATCTACGAGAGGAGAGACGAACGAACCTCACCCTGTTGTCCGTCCAGTCGGTCGGTCGACCGACCATCATCGAGAGAGGAAAGGCAATGACAGCTACCAACACGAGGAACGGAGTCGACGTCGGGGCGCTGTTCGGGGCGCTCGACGCCGTGAAGGCCCA from Acidimicrobiia bacterium encodes the following:
- a CDS encoding glycosyltransferase produces the protein GVPTLVIHGDLDVCQHVDRGRAFAELTGGELVVLEGSGHLTPAREPVTVGRAVAGFVDRVTGATAPSRTWTRGMKRGRKVLYLSSPIGLGHARRDLAIAQELRRLRPEVEIEWLAQHPVTMVLEAEGESVHPASRWLASESAHIASESSGHDLHCFQALRRMDEILVANFMLFQEVVEEGLYDLVIGDEAWEVDYYWHENPELKRAANVWLTDFVGFLPMPEGGDREAYLTSDYNAEMIEHIERFPRVRDQAIFVGNHNDVVPEAFGPGLPKIRDWTEEHFDFSGYITGFSPPTADEAAEWRAELGYGDDEKVCIVTVGGSGVGRHLLEKVIAAYPMAREQVPGLRMVAVAGPRIEPESLPSHPGLEVHGYVDRLYRHLAVCDLAVVQGGLTTTMELTAAKRPFIYFPLRNHFEQNYHVRHRLDQYGAGTFMDYGATDPDGLADAIARQVGEPVGYRDVEAGGARRAAELIAPHI